A genomic region of Xanthocytophaga agilis contains the following coding sequences:
- a CDS encoding histone deacetylase, translating into MLKIAWAPEYAHPLPEGHRFPMEKYTLLPEQLLYEGTVSSENFFRPTPLEEKWILTTHEKSYWEKLKNQTLTPAEIRRTGFPLSESLVRREIIIAQGTIQAVHFALQYGVAMNIAGGTHHAFTNRGEGFCLLNDIAIGANYLLETKLAQKILVIDLDVHQGDGTAQIFQNESRVFTFSMHGANNYPLHKEQSDLDIPLPDSTDDKHYLSLLSTNLPQLIDIHQPEFIFFQSGVDVLATDKLGKLSLTPDGCRERDRIVWTLCKQHRIPVVASMGGGYSTRIADIVDAHANTYRLAQEIFF; encoded by the coding sequence ATGCTTAAGATTGCCTGGGCTCCTGAATATGCACATCCTCTGCCTGAGGGTCATCGCTTCCCCATGGAGAAATACACATTGCTTCCCGAACAACTTCTGTATGAAGGGACTGTCTCCTCTGAAAACTTTTTTAGACCTACGCCATTGGAAGAAAAATGGATTTTAACCACCCATGAAAAATCCTATTGGGAAAAGCTTAAAAATCAGACATTGACTCCGGCAGAGATTCGGAGAACAGGCTTTCCGCTATCCGAGTCTCTGGTAAGGCGCGAAATTATCATTGCTCAGGGAACAATCCAAGCTGTACACTTTGCCTTGCAATATGGTGTGGCCATGAATATTGCTGGCGGTACTCACCATGCCTTCACCAACAGAGGTGAAGGCTTTTGTCTCCTTAATGACATCGCAATCGGTGCAAACTACCTGCTGGAGACGAAATTAGCTCAAAAAATTCTGGTGATAGATCTGGATGTCCATCAGGGAGACGGCACTGCCCAGATTTTTCAGAATGAATCACGTGTATTTACCTTTAGTATGCATGGGGCAAATAATTATCCTCTGCATAAAGAACAATCGGATCTGGACATACCTTTACCGGATTCTACAGATGATAAACATTATCTTTCGCTACTGAGTACTAATCTGCCTCAGTTGATAGATATCCACCAACCTGAGTTTATATTTTTTCAGTCAGGAGTGGATGTGTTGGCTACCGACAAACTGGGAAAACTCTCCCTCACACCTGACGGCTGCCGTGAGCGAGATCGCATAGTATGGACGCTATGCAAACAACACCGAATTCCGGTGGTAGCCAGTATGGGAGGTGGATATTCCACTCGGATAGCAGATATTGTAGATGCCCATGCCAATACTTACAGACTAGCTCAGGAAATATTTTTCTAA
- a CDS encoding sensor histidine kinase has product MNRRKIYWLCQIIGWTGYSLSDLIIYILRDGYSYGQVVNVIISIGLGIGITHLYRLILKRLHWLELPLSQIIPRTLMAVLIMAVTMVVLSVPLEYFTIPRVQKRFDEIGGIPVIYLAWGFLNWTKNLLLWSVIYHVYQYFSLSKRNEIERVQLESSVKDFEAKILRAQLNPHFMFNALNSIRALIYEDPNKAKEALTQLSSLLRNSLLSDRQKTVSLNEELKTVQDYLSLEKIRYEDRLEVQTNISPDTLNVQVPPMMVQTLVENAVKHGISKPLKGGFISIQAQLERNFLNLIIRNTGKLERAENSDGVGLLNTSQRLVLIYGTGASFRINQETDEVVRAEVRLPVQ; this is encoded by the coding sequence ATGAATCGAAGAAAGATATATTGGCTGTGTCAGATTATTGGCTGGACAGGGTATTCGCTGAGTGACCTCATTATATACATTTTACGGGATGGCTATAGTTATGGACAGGTTGTCAATGTGATTATTAGCATAGGTTTAGGAATTGGTATTACACATCTTTATAGGTTAATTTTAAAGAGGTTACATTGGCTGGAGTTGCCATTAAGCCAGATTATTCCACGTACTTTGATGGCTGTACTCATTATGGCAGTCACCATGGTAGTATTAAGTGTACCTCTCGAATATTTTACTATCCCACGTGTACAAAAACGTTTTGATGAGATAGGAGGGATACCTGTGATTTACCTTGCATGGGGATTTTTGAACTGGACAAAAAATCTGCTGTTATGGTCTGTGATCTATCACGTATATCAGTATTTCTCGCTGAGCAAACGCAATGAAATAGAACGGGTACAGCTCGAATCATCTGTGAAAGATTTTGAGGCAAAGATCCTGCGGGCACAGCTCAATCCACACTTTATGTTTAATGCGTTAAACAGCATTCGGGCTTTGATCTATGAAGATCCTAATAAAGCCAAAGAAGCCCTCACACAACTCTCAAGTCTTTTACGTAACTCTTTACTTAGTGACAGACAGAAAACTGTTAGTCTGAATGAAGAGTTGAAAACAGTCCAGGATTATTTGTCACTGGAAAAAATCCGCTATGAAGATCGTCTTGAGGTACAGACCAATATCAGCCCTGATACATTGAATGTACAGGTGCCTCCTATGATGGTACAGACGTTGGTTGAGAATGCAGTAAAACATGGCATTTCCAAACCACTAAAGGGGGGCTTTATTTCCATACAAGCTCAACTGGAAAGAAACTTCCTAAACCTGATTATTCGGAATACAGGTAAACTGGAACGTGCCGAAAATTCAGATGGCGTTGGCTTACTTAATACTTCTCAACGCTTGGTACTAATCTACGGAACAGGCGCCTCATTTCGGATCAATCAGGAAACCGATGAAGTAGTACGTGCCGAAGTACGATTGCCTGTTCAATAA
- a CDS encoding DUF6000 family protein, protein MENMNEMANLHLAGATVRHISPFKDLPVHRNNQELSADFYKKWVNPYYMDIVSYYSVDWIESVKAIKHEITPDLCLLLLGDFNWRTRLVGSYFAAVKGYTDLIECIGTHLIKSEVCCVGHIYALTLAFFNTNQCIQYLHQYLDYYLTKPSLYFDQKVVIEAMVFIDRQNQSNHITQHMDSWKAFVNEQTKIEKQQAQALAKFIKDSKGENTLKNYQDFQENEQSKAALLSTDFFDKQIPIIQELSQYNNSH, encoded by the coding sequence ATGGAGAATATGAACGAGATGGCGAACTTACATTTGGCAGGTGCTACTGTCAGACACATATCTCCTTTTAAGGATTTACCAGTTCATAGAAATAATCAGGAGTTATCTGCTGATTTCTATAAAAAGTGGGTAAACCCTTACTATATGGATATAGTGTCTTATTACTCTGTAGATTGGATCGAATCCGTTAAGGCAATAAAACATGAAATAACACCAGATCTCTGCCTTTTATTATTGGGTGATTTTAACTGGAGAACTAGACTGGTAGGATCTTACTTCGCAGCTGTAAAAGGATACACAGACCTTATTGAATGCATCGGGACTCATCTCATAAAAAGTGAAGTGTGTTGTGTGGGACATATATATGCGTTAACTCTGGCTTTCTTTAATACCAATCAGTGTATACAATACTTGCATCAATACCTTGACTACTATCTGACAAAACCTTCTTTATATTTTGATCAGAAAGTAGTCATCGAGGCAATGGTGTTCATAGATAGGCAAAATCAATCAAACCACATTACTCAGCATATGGATTCATGGAAGGCATTCGTGAATGAGCAAACAAAAATCGAAAAACAGCAAGCACAGGCCTTAGCTAAATTTATTAAAGACTCAAAAGGTGAAAACACATTAAAAAATTATCAAGATTTTCAAGAAAATGAACAATCAAAAGCAGCTCTGTTATCTACAGACTTTTTTGATAAGCAAATACCAATCATTCAAGAACTATCTCAGTACAATAACTCCCATTGA
- a CDS encoding SMI1/KNR4 family protein: MPTNFYLPVQKIGEPDWIQKLTTYLENYDIECEGLDSGGLQETEARLEIKMPEAMWEYYLYFGGIQSSDFMYNLKKPDEWMFLADTNWSFVKLYFTLPEISSMIVFSESPGNDPVCFDKVSGEIYLFSHDPLQKGKIFQDFTQYLIYEIMETEKLVGDSDFAEKEEEITEQFLSADTIDYALRHIKM; encoded by the coding sequence ATGCCAACAAACTTTTACCTACCTGTTCAAAAAATCGGAGAGCCGGACTGGATACAAAAACTTACCACATATCTTGAGAACTATGATATTGAGTGTGAAGGTCTTGACTCGGGTGGGCTTCAGGAAACGGAAGCCAGACTTGAAATAAAGATGCCTGAAGCTATGTGGGAGTACTATCTCTATTTTGGAGGAATCCAAAGTTCTGATTTTATGTATAACCTAAAGAAGCCCGATGAGTGGATGTTTCTTGCTGATACAAACTGGAGCTTTGTAAAATTATATTTCACATTACCAGAAATCAGCTCAATGATCGTTTTTTCAGAAAGTCCGGGCAACGATCCAGTATGTTTTGATAAAGTAAGTGGTGAGATATACTTATTTTCACATGACCCGTTGCAGAAAGGAAAAATATTTCAGGACTTTACTCAATATCTGATCTATGAGATTATGGAGACAGAAAAACTAGTAGGTGATTCTGATTTTGCAGAAAAAGAAGAAGAAATTACAGAACAATTCCTGTCTGCAGATACTATTGATTATGCATTGAGACATATAAAAATGTAG